One region of Armigeres subalbatus isolate Guangzhou_Male chromosome 3, GZ_Asu_2, whole genome shotgun sequence genomic DNA includes:
- the LOC134227031 gene encoding uncharacterized protein LOC134227031 gives MYLPSDLTQKEMHRNYQETNNSSISYQFYGRVMKSMNIGMVKLGHEECESCIEAIQHQQLSKHTAEMAGIDSCSICEKYFEHLRLAKAARTEYREDGESIKPGHVVLAVDLQKVIQLPRMEGLKTIVFSQRLIAFNETFAPVGKYTRALPVVACVWNEAIRGRSSADLLGCFHRVVTKFSKVDKLVLWLDNCAAQNKNWNLFLHLIILLNSKNIQMKELVLKFFESGHTFMAADSFHAAVEGAMRRHPPITYSDFKAVVQGAKQKVEVMDMVPEHFFTAAFTVSQYVLNKLSPRPYIDNIRQVVIKKGSLEFYYSNSVNGDDLKSCKIFTTKQENIISSDDFDLEHLLKKQCKPRGIDEGRKSALLGTILPMIDEEKQQFWIDLPTIGD, from the exons ATGTACTTGCCGTCGGATTTGACTCAGAAGGAAATGCATCGAAAttatcaagaaacaaataattcTAGTATCAGCTATCAGTTTTACGGCCGCGTAATGAAAAGCATGAATATTGGAATGGTTAAGCTCGGTCACGAAGAGTGCGAGTCATGCATTGAAGCAATCCAGCACCAGCAACTTTCTAAGCATACAGCTGAAATGGCCGGAATCGATTCATGTTCCATTTGTGAGAAGTATTTTGAACATCTCAGGTTAGCCAAAGCAGCTCGGACCGAGTACCGTGAGGATGGGGAATCTATTAAACCTGGACATGTGGTATTAGCAGTGGACCTGCAAAAG GTTATCCAACTACCTCGTATGGAAGGACTTAAAACTATTGTATTCTCACAAAGATTGATAGCGTTCAATGAAACGTTTGCGCCGGTAGGAAAGTACACCCGTGCATTACCAGTAGTAGCTTGTGTCTGGAATGAGGCTATTCGTGGCCGATCATCTGCAGACCTGCTTGGGTGCTTTCACCGCGTTGTAACGAAATTCAGTAAAGTAGATAAGCTTGTCTTATGGTTGGATAACTGCGCGGCACAAAACAAGAATTGGAACCTTTTTCTACATTTAATCATTCTGCTGAATTCCAAAAACATTCAAATGAAGGAACTGGTTCTAAAATTTTTCGAATCAGGGCACACATTCATGGCGGCAGACAGCTTCCATGCTGCCGTTGAAGGTGCCATGCGACGACATCCGCCAATCACATATTCAGATTTCAAAGCTGTAGTTCAGGGAGCAAAACAAAAAGTTGAGGTGATGGATATGGTTCCCGAGCATTTTTTCACTGCTGCTTTTACAGTTTCTCAGTACGTACTAAACAAGCTCAGCCCGCGCCCATATATTGACAACATTAGGCAGGTGGTCATTAAGAAAGGCAGCTTAGAATTTTATTACAGCAACTCTGTGAATGGGGATgatttgaaaagctgtaaaatATTCACAACTAAGCAAGAAAACATTATTTCTTCAGACGATTTTGACCTGGAACATCTCTTAAAGAAACAATGCAAGCCTCGAGGAATTGACGAGGGAAGAAAATCTGCTTTACTTGGTACAATATTACCAATGATAGATGAAGAAAAGCAGCAATTTTGGATCGACTTACCTACAATTGGAGATTAA
- the LOC134221083 gene encoding zinc finger protein 19-like isoform X3, which translates to MDPAQSLHLDSDFYEPVFICNICKSILTDPVCRNDHITAIKPGSSEIDFENLIKLTVVNSNNDVQPPPNDVSSEYELKNKLCAIIPRTDDSPIRSKQLCPVCGEISDDKNCRKNHDFKLEKDICTNCGVEYDSIEMLIQHGISCIPVDEYFAKTTESKLVESENAAEVGHGTLEPVATSLPHNIALITENGTGQYQVMALLSDDSVMKVEDSIFCRNFSLPQTNDVDTVLEWDESMSLAVLDVEDPSSELLPIDEKYDKLCKPELAEVEMLKNEPTILTIPENKLSNHAPGENRKLLLCDKCEMEFPDVDTFTTHYLGHGSDASFMCQFCWRNYTRLYWFRVHMKTHAHQMPIVCMFCDDYFMTTTLHETHLRTVHQLSKAEMDQLVEAMNKDQKNPFMCMECGKWLKSEKHLAMHRNMHEMVEGRIIPMESKDGKLNAATANRPVSDNPTLLNKRASGKSKMKPIHIFECNICSKNIRSIEEVRLHLLSHSENRLFKCEVCDERFRAMAQLQQHQCGGGRSMAFPADYHKCCECGKIFSHAAGLACHTRTHECYMEDYACDKCPLKFKVLSAYLIHRAKFH; encoded by the exons ATGGATCCTGCTCAATCGTTGCACCTTGATTCCGATTTTTACGAACCTGTATTTATTTGCAAcatttgtaaaagcatattgaCCGATCCGGTATGCCGTAATGATCATATCACAGCTATCAAACCAGGATCTTCGgaaattgattttgaaaaccTCATCAAATTGACTGTGGTGAACAGCAACAATGACGTCCAGCCACCCCCAAATGATGTGTCATCAGAATATGAGTTGAAG AATAAATTGTGCGCTATAATACCTCGTACAGATGATTCACCGATTCGTTCGAAACAGTTATGTCCTGTGTGTGGTGAAATATCCGATGACAAAAACTGTAGAAAAAATCACGACTTCAAACTGGAAAAAGACATTTGCACTAACTGCGGTGTAGAATATGATTCAATAGAAATGCTTATCCAGCATGGCATAAGCTGCATTCCAGTAGATGAGTACTTTGCCAAAACCACTGAATCAAAGCTGGTGGAGTCAGAGAACGCCGCCGAAGTAGGACACGGTACATTGGAGCCAGTTGCTACAAGCCTACCGCATAATATTGCTTTGATCACGGAAAATGGTACCGGACAATATCAAGTAATGGCTTTGCTTAGTGACGATTCCGTTATGAAGGTGGAGGATTCGATTTTCTGCCGTAACTTCAGTTTACCACAGACGAACGATGTGGATACAGTTTTGGAGTGGGACGAATCCATGTCTTTGGCTGTTCTAGATGTAGAAGATCCGAGTAGCGAACTATTACCGATTGACGAAAAGTACGATAAGCTTTGTAAACCGGAATTGGCAGAA GTGGAAATGCTAAAAAATGAACCGACAATTTTGACGATCCCAGAAAACAAACTTTCGAATCATGCACCAGGAGAAAACCGAAAACTTTTGCTCTGTGACAAATGTGAAATGGAATTCCCGGATGTGGACACGTTCACAACGCACTACTTAGGGCATGGTAGTGATGCAAGCTTCATGTGTCAGTTTTGCTGGCGAAACTATACTCGACTGTATTGGTTCCGAGTTCACATGAAAACCCATGCCCACCAAATGCCAATTGTTTGCATGTTTTGCGATGACTACTTCATGACCACCACATTGCACGAAACTCATCTTCGAACAGTTCACCAGTTGAGTAAAGCCGAAATGGACCAATTGGTTGAAGCCATGAATAAGGATCAGAAGAATCCATTCATGTGCATGGAGTGCGGTAAATGGCTTAAGTCAGAGAAACATCTTGCTATGCATCGGAATATGCACGAAATGGTAGAGGGAAGAATTATTCCGATGGAATCAAAAGACGGAAAATTG AATGCAGCAACTGCAAACAGGCCAGTCTCCGATAATCCCACTCTATTGAATAAAAGGGCTTCCGGAAAGTCTAAAATGAAACCGATTCACATTTTCGAATGTAACATTTGTTCGAAAAATATCAGATCTATCGAGGAAGTTCGTCTGCACTTGCTATCCCATTCTGAAAATCGTCTCTTCAAATGTGAAGTATGCGATGAGCGGTTCCGAGCGATGGCACAATTGCAGCAGCATCAATGTGGTGGCGGCAGGTCCATGGCATTTCCAGCGGATTATCACAAATGCTGTGAGTGTGGTAAAATTTTCTCCCATGCTGCTGGGCTGGCATGTCATACCAGGACACACGAATGTTATATGGAGGATTATGCGTGTGACAAATGCCCGTTGAAGTTTAAAGTTTTGAGTGCTTATCTTATTCATCGTGCTAAGTTTCACTGA
- the LOC134221083 gene encoding zinc finger protein 19-like isoform X2 yields the protein MVIMDPAQSLHLDSDFYEPVFICNICKSILTDPVCRNDHITAIKPGSSEIDFENLIKLTVVNSNNDVQPPPNDVSSEYELKNKLCAIIPRTDDSPIRSKQLCPVCGEISDDKNCRKNHDFKLEKDICTNCGVEYDSIEMLIQHGISCIPVDEYFAKTTESKLVESENAAEVGHGTLEPVATSLPHNIALITENGTGQYQVMALLSDDSVMKVEDSIFCRNFSLPQTNDVDTVLEWDESMSLAVLDVEDPSSELLPIDEKYDKLCKPELAEVEMLKNEPTILTIPENKLSNHAPGENRKLLLCDKCEMEFPDVDTFTTHYLGHGSDASFMCQFCWRNYTRLYWFRVHMKTHAHQMPIVCMFCDDYFMTTTLHETHLRTVHQLSKAEMDQLVEAMNKDQKNPFMCMECGKWLKSEKHLAMHRNMHEMVEGRIIPMESKDGKLNAATANRPVSDNPTLLNKRASGKSKMKPIHIFECNICSKNIRSIEEVRLHLLSHSENRLFKCEVCDERFRAMAQLQQHQCGGGRSMAFPADYHKCCECGKIFSHAAGLACHTRTHECYMEDYACDKCPLKFKVLSAYLIHRAKFH from the exons GTCATCATGGATCCTGCTCAATCGTTGCACCTTGATTCCGATTTTTACGAACCTGTATTTATTTGCAAcatttgtaaaagcatattgaCCGATCCGGTATGCCGTAATGATCATATCACAGCTATCAAACCAGGATCTTCGgaaattgattttgaaaaccTCATCAAATTGACTGTGGTGAACAGCAACAATGACGTCCAGCCACCCCCAAATGATGTGTCATCAGAATATGAGTTGAAG AATAAATTGTGCGCTATAATACCTCGTACAGATGATTCACCGATTCGTTCGAAACAGTTATGTCCTGTGTGTGGTGAAATATCCGATGACAAAAACTGTAGAAAAAATCACGACTTCAAACTGGAAAAAGACATTTGCACTAACTGCGGTGTAGAATATGATTCAATAGAAATGCTTATCCAGCATGGCATAAGCTGCATTCCAGTAGATGAGTACTTTGCCAAAACCACTGAATCAAAGCTGGTGGAGTCAGAGAACGCCGCCGAAGTAGGACACGGTACATTGGAGCCAGTTGCTACAAGCCTACCGCATAATATTGCTTTGATCACGGAAAATGGTACCGGACAATATCAAGTAATGGCTTTGCTTAGTGACGATTCCGTTATGAAGGTGGAGGATTCGATTTTCTGCCGTAACTTCAGTTTACCACAGACGAACGATGTGGATACAGTTTTGGAGTGGGACGAATCCATGTCTTTGGCTGTTCTAGATGTAGAAGATCCGAGTAGCGAACTATTACCGATTGACGAAAAGTACGATAAGCTTTGTAAACCGGAATTGGCAGAA GTGGAAATGCTAAAAAATGAACCGACAATTTTGACGATCCCAGAAAACAAACTTTCGAATCATGCACCAGGAGAAAACCGAAAACTTTTGCTCTGTGACAAATGTGAAATGGAATTCCCGGATGTGGACACGTTCACAACGCACTACTTAGGGCATGGTAGTGATGCAAGCTTCATGTGTCAGTTTTGCTGGCGAAACTATACTCGACTGTATTGGTTCCGAGTTCACATGAAAACCCATGCCCACCAAATGCCAATTGTTTGCATGTTTTGCGATGACTACTTCATGACCACCACATTGCACGAAACTCATCTTCGAACAGTTCACCAGTTGAGTAAAGCCGAAATGGACCAATTGGTTGAAGCCATGAATAAGGATCAGAAGAATCCATTCATGTGCATGGAGTGCGGTAAATGGCTTAAGTCAGAGAAACATCTTGCTATGCATCGGAATATGCACGAAATGGTAGAGGGAAGAATTATTCCGATGGAATCAAAAGACGGAAAATTG AATGCAGCAACTGCAAACAGGCCAGTCTCCGATAATCCCACTCTATTGAATAAAAGGGCTTCCGGAAAGTCTAAAATGAAACCGATTCACATTTTCGAATGTAACATTTGTTCGAAAAATATCAGATCTATCGAGGAAGTTCGTCTGCACTTGCTATCCCATTCTGAAAATCGTCTCTTCAAATGTGAAGTATGCGATGAGCGGTTCCGAGCGATGGCACAATTGCAGCAGCATCAATGTGGTGGCGGCAGGTCCATGGCATTTCCAGCGGATTATCACAAATGCTGTGAGTGTGGTAAAATTTTCTCCCATGCTGCTGGGCTGGCATGTCATACCAGGACACACGAATGTTATATGGAGGATTATGCGTGTGACAAATGCCCGTTGAAGTTTAAAGTTTTGAGTGCTTATCTTATTCATCGTGCTAAGTTTCACTGA